The following are encoded together in the Thermomonas brevis genome:
- a CDS encoding response regulator, producing the protein MTTLLIADDHPLFREALRGVALRLLPDARIREAESANALYALVDAEPDADLLLLDLNMPGVQGYSALVHLRAAHPQLPVVMVSAREEPEIMRRALDHGAMGFIPKSSDAAILAAALRQVLDGERWIPEAALGASPMADEERAIAARIRELTPQQFRVLQMLGAGLLNKQIGYELGVSEATIKAHMSAILRKLGASNRTQAILLAGRLLVDPGSAVAPGEDEPG; encoded by the coding sequence ATGACCACGCTCCTCATCGCCGACGACCACCCCCTATTCCGCGAGGCGCTGCGCGGCGTGGCCCTGCGCCTGCTGCCCGACGCGCGGATCCGCGAGGCCGAGAGCGCCAACGCGCTGTACGCGCTGGTGGACGCCGAGCCCGACGCCGATCTGCTGCTGCTCGACCTCAACATGCCCGGCGTGCAGGGCTATTCCGCGCTGGTGCACCTGCGCGCCGCACATCCGCAGCTGCCGGTGGTGATGGTGTCCGCGCGCGAGGAGCCGGAGATCATGCGCCGCGCGCTGGACCACGGCGCGATGGGCTTCATCCCGAAATCCTCCGACGCCGCCATCCTCGCCGCCGCGCTGCGGCAGGTGCTCGATGGCGAACGCTGGATTCCCGAGGCCGCGCTCGGCGCCAGCCCGATGGCCGACGAGGAGCGCGCCATCGCCGCCCGCATCCGCGAACTCACCCCGCAGCAGTTCCGCGTGCTGCAGATGCTCGGCGCCGGCCTGCTCAACAAGCAGATCGGCTACGAGCTGGGCGTCTCGGAAGCCACCATCAAGGCCCACATGAGCGCGATCCTGCGCAAGCTGGGCGCGTCCAACCGCACCCAGGCGATCCTGCTGGCCGGGCGATTGCTGGTCGATCCGGGCAGCGCGGTGGCGCCGGGCGAGGACGAGCCCGGCTGA
- a CDS encoding DcaP family trimeric outer membrane transporter, with protein sequence MDARNLRRPLALAIVAALLLPGMAFAQTAKEKELEARIVQLEAQVQALLGAQQRQQDALAQQQGSIEQAQAKLDAVQVAQADGKPKLQSTPILTAGNPDTRFSFGGFIKVDAMATSTNAGEIADGSAGRMFYLPSAIPVGGADESRTDLDTHAQFSRFWFASDGEVQGHKARAYLEFDLFGGGMGNLGNQASTNTHGVTLRQAYVSWDKWLAGQTWSNFQDVAALPDAVDFVGPTEGTVFVRQTQLRYSSGPWAVSLENPQTVVSAYRGTARTTSDDGNLPDITARWTSKGSWGHFSVAGIARQLRMDTATSHASGNGYGLSVSGKVNLGASDDLRYMLTGGTGIGRYVGFALGPDGTLDAAGGDIESTGVLAGFVAWRHVFDPKLRGSLMLSRAQLDNETGWTGFGVTKSAQSIHANLIYSPFPKLDVGAELIWGNRELESGADGDLRRLHATIKYSF encoded by the coding sequence ATGGACGCACGCAATCTCCGCAGGCCGCTGGCGCTTGCGATCGTGGCGGCGCTGCTGCTGCCCGGCATGGCCTTCGCGCAGACCGCGAAAGAGAAAGAGCTGGAAGCCCGCATCGTCCAGCTCGAAGCGCAGGTGCAGGCGCTGCTGGGCGCACAGCAGCGGCAGCAGGACGCGCTGGCGCAGCAGCAGGGTTCGATCGAACAGGCGCAGGCGAAGCTCGACGCGGTGCAGGTGGCGCAGGCCGACGGCAAGCCGAAGCTCCAGTCGACGCCGATCCTCACAGCGGGCAATCCGGACACGCGCTTCAGCTTCGGCGGCTTCATCAAGGTCGATGCGATGGCGACCAGCACCAACGCCGGCGAGATCGCCGACGGCAGCGCCGGCCGCATGTTCTACCTGCCCAGCGCGATCCCGGTGGGCGGCGCGGACGAATCGCGCACCGACCTCGACACCCACGCGCAGTTCTCGCGCTTCTGGTTCGCCAGCGACGGCGAGGTGCAGGGCCACAAGGCGCGCGCCTACCTGGAGTTCGACCTGTTCGGCGGCGGCATGGGCAACCTCGGCAACCAGGCCTCCACCAACACCCACGGCGTGACGTTGCGCCAGGCCTACGTGAGCTGGGACAAGTGGCTGGCCGGCCAGACCTGGTCGAACTTCCAGGACGTGGCGGCGCTGCCGGACGCGGTGGATTTCGTCGGCCCGACCGAGGGCACGGTGTTCGTGCGCCAGACCCAGCTGCGCTACAGCAGCGGGCCGTGGGCGGTGTCGCTGGAGAATCCGCAGACGGTGGTGTCGGCGTATCGCGGCACCGCGCGCACCACCAGCGACGACGGCAATCTGCCGGATATCACCGCGCGCTGGACCAGCAAGGGCAGCTGGGGCCACTTCAGCGTCGCCGGCATCGCCCGCCAGCTGCGCATGGACACCGCGACCTCGCACGCCAGCGGCAACGGCTACGGCCTGAGCGTGTCCGGCAAGGTCAACCTCGGCGCCAGCGACGACCTCCGCTACATGCTCACCGGCGGCACCGGCATCGGCCGCTACGTCGGCTTCGCGCTGGGCCCGGACGGCACGCTGGACGCGGCCGGCGGCGACATCGAATCGACCGGCGTGCTGGCCGGCTTCGTGGCCTGGCGGCACGTGTTCGATCCGAAGCTGCGCGGCAGCCTGATGCTCTCGCGCGCGCAGCTCGACAACGAAACCGGCTGGACCGGCTTCGGGGTCACGAAATCCGCGCAGTCGATCCACGCCAACCTGATCTATTCGCCGTTCCCGAAGCTCGACGTGGGCGCCGAACTGATCTGGGGCAACCGCGAACTCGAAAGCGGCGCCGACGGCGATCTGCGCCGGCTGCACGCCACTATCAAGTACAGCTTCTGA
- the acs gene encoding acetate--CoA ligase: protein MSDVYPVEPGFAAQANIDRAAYERAYAQALNAPDAFWGDMAKRLDWYKAPTVIKDVSYDLKDFRIRWFADGELNASVNCLDRHLDQHGDKVALIFEPDSPDAPAQKLTYRELHARVCKLANALRSLGVGKGDRVTIYLPMIPEAAVAMLACARIGAIHMVVFGGFAPNSIADRVSDCASKLIITADEGLRGGKKVPLKANVDAALKLPGTNSVETVLVVRHTGGAIDMQMPRDRWFDAVVDDQPATCTPARMNAEDPLFILYTSGSTGKPKGVLHTTGGYLLWAAYTHDVTFDLKPDDVFWCTADVGWVTGHSYIVYGPLANGCTEVMFEGVPNYPSFSRFWEVIDKHRVTIFYTAPTAIRALMREGVEPVKKTSRKSLRILGSVGEPINPEAWRWYYENVGDSRCPVVDTWWQTETGGMLITPIPGATDLKPGSATKPLPGVQPALVDANGALLDGVAEGNLVLLDSWPGQMRTVYGDHQRFIDTYFKTYPGMYFTGDGCRRDEDGYYWITGRVDDVINVSGHRIGTAEVESALVAHPKVAEAAVVGFPHDIKGQGIYAYVTLVAGETESDALRNELVAWVRREIGPIATPDFLQWAPGLPKTRSGKIMRRILRKIAEDAPDQLGDTTTLADPSVVDSLVQNRRQA, encoded by the coding sequence ATGAGCGATGTCTATCCGGTCGAACCCGGCTTCGCGGCGCAGGCGAACATCGACCGCGCCGCCTACGAGCGCGCGTACGCGCAGGCGCTGAACGCTCCCGACGCCTTCTGGGGCGACATGGCGAAGCGCCTCGACTGGTACAAGGCGCCGACCGTCATCAAGGACGTGAGCTACGACCTCAAGGATTTCCGCATCCGCTGGTTCGCCGACGGCGAGCTCAACGCCAGCGTCAACTGCCTCGACCGGCACCTGGACCAGCACGGCGACAAAGTCGCGCTGATCTTCGAGCCGGACAGCCCGGACGCGCCGGCGCAGAAGCTCACCTATCGCGAATTGCACGCCCGCGTGTGCAAGCTCGCCAACGCGCTGCGCAGTCTCGGCGTCGGCAAGGGCGACCGCGTCACCATCTACCTGCCGATGATCCCGGAAGCGGCCGTCGCGATGCTGGCCTGCGCGCGCATCGGCGCGATCCACATGGTGGTGTTCGGCGGCTTCGCGCCCAATTCCATCGCCGACCGCGTCTCCGACTGCGCCAGCAAGCTCATCATCACCGCCGACGAGGGCCTGCGCGGCGGCAAGAAGGTGCCGCTGAAGGCGAACGTGGACGCCGCGCTCAAACTGCCCGGCACCAACTCGGTGGAAACCGTGCTGGTGGTGCGCCACACCGGCGGCGCCATCGACATGCAGATGCCGCGCGACCGCTGGTTTGATGCGGTGGTGGACGACCAGCCCGCCACCTGTACGCCTGCGCGCATGAACGCGGAAGACCCGCTGTTCATCCTCTACACCTCCGGCAGCACCGGCAAGCCGAAGGGCGTGCTGCACACCACCGGCGGCTACCTGCTGTGGGCGGCCTACACCCACGACGTCACCTTCGACCTGAAGCCGGACGACGTGTTCTGGTGCACCGCCGACGTGGGCTGGGTGACCGGCCATAGCTACATCGTCTACGGCCCGCTGGCGAACGGCTGCACCGAGGTGATGTTCGAGGGCGTGCCGAACTACCCGAGCTTCTCGCGCTTCTGGGAGGTCATCGACAAGCACCGGGTCACGATCTTCTACACCGCGCCGACCGCGATCCGCGCGCTGATGCGCGAAGGCGTGGAGCCGGTGAAGAAGACCTCGCGCAAGTCGCTGCGCATCCTGGGCAGCGTGGGCGAGCCGATCAATCCGGAAGCCTGGCGCTGGTACTACGAGAACGTCGGCGATTCGCGCTGCCCGGTGGTCGATACCTGGTGGCAGACCGAGACCGGCGGCATGCTGATCACCCCGATCCCCGGCGCCACCGACCTCAAGCCGGGCTCCGCGACCAAGCCGCTGCCGGGTGTGCAACCGGCGCTGGTCGATGCCAACGGCGCGCTGCTGGACGGCGTGGCCGAGGGCAACCTCGTCCTGCTGGATTCCTGGCCGGGCCAGATGCGCACCGTGTACGGCGATCATCAGCGCTTCATCGACACCTACTTCAAGACCTATCCCGGCATGTACTTCACCGGCGACGGCTGCCGCCGCGACGAGGACGGCTACTACTGGATCACCGGCCGCGTCGACGACGTCATCAACGTCTCCGGCCACCGCATCGGCACCGCCGAAGTGGAAAGCGCGCTGGTGGCGCACCCGAAGGTGGCCGAAGCGGCGGTGGTCGGCTTCCCGCACGACATCAAGGGCCAGGGCATCTACGCCTACGTGACGCTGGTGGCCGGCGAGACCGAAAGCGACGCGCTGCGCAACGAACTGGTCGCCTGGGTGCGCCGCGAGATCGGTCCCATCGCCACCCCCGACTTCCTGCAATGGGCGCCGGGCCTGCCCAAGACCCGCAGCGGCAAGATCATGCGCCGCATCCTGCGCAAGATCGCCGAGGACGCGCCGGACCAGCTCGGCGACACCACCACGCTGGCCGACCCCTCGGTGGTGGATTCGCTGGTGCAGAACCGGCGGCAAGCGTGA
- a CDS encoding MFS transporter, giving the protein MSSISATGAAHASALTQGHKKVIFASSLGTVFEWYDFYLYGSLAAIIAKQYFSGLNDTSALIFALLAFAAGFAVRPFGAIVFGRLGDMIGRKYTFLVTIVIMGLSTFCVGLLPSYASIGFAAPAILIALRLLQGLALGGEYGGAATYVAEHAPHGKRGLYTSFIQTTATVGLFLSLLVILGCQTMLGKEAFDDWGWRVPFLLSIVLLGVSVWIRMQLHESPLFQQMKAEGKTSKAPITESFFSKNGKIVLLALLGATAGQAVVWYAGQFYAMYFLSQTLKVDNTTTWLMIAAALALGTPFFLFFGWLSDRIGRKRIVMAGCLIAALTYFPLFRALTHYANPAIEEAAATSPTVVHADPATCSFQFDPVGKKKFTSSCDIATTALAKAGVPYAVEAAPAGSVARVTVGATAVDGYEGAGLGKDEAKARADAFGGELKAALTGAGYPEKADPARVDKPMVVLILTVLVIYVTMVYGPIAAWLVELFPTRIRYTSMSLPYHIGNGWFGGFLPTIAFALVAATGNIYYGLWYPIVIALMTFVIGSLFLRETKDVDITQ; this is encoded by the coding sequence ATGTCCAGCATTTCCGCCACCGGCGCGGCCCACGCCAGCGCGCTCACCCAGGGCCACAAGAAGGTCATCTTCGCCTCCAGCCTCGGCACCGTGTTCGAGTGGTACGACTTCTACCTCTACGGCTCGCTCGCCGCGATCATCGCCAAGCAGTACTTCAGCGGCCTCAACGACACCAGCGCATTGATCTTCGCGCTGCTGGCGTTCGCCGCCGGCTTCGCGGTGCGGCCGTTCGGCGCGATCGTGTTCGGCCGGCTCGGCGATATGATCGGGCGCAAGTACACCTTCCTGGTCACCATCGTGATCATGGGCCTGTCCACGTTCTGCGTGGGCCTGCTGCCCAGCTACGCCAGCATCGGCTTCGCCGCGCCGGCGATCCTGATCGCGCTGCGGCTGCTGCAAGGCCTGGCGCTGGGCGGCGAGTACGGCGGCGCCGCCACCTACGTGGCCGAGCACGCGCCGCACGGCAAGCGCGGCCTGTACACCAGCTTCATCCAGACCACCGCCACGGTGGGCCTGTTCCTGTCGCTGCTGGTGATCCTGGGCTGCCAGACGATGCTGGGCAAGGAGGCGTTCGACGACTGGGGCTGGCGGGTGCCGTTCCTGCTCTCCATCGTGCTGCTGGGCGTGTCGGTGTGGATCCGCATGCAGCTGCACGAGTCGCCGCTGTTCCAGCAGATGAAGGCCGAGGGCAAGACCTCGAAGGCGCCGATCACCGAGAGCTTCTTCTCGAAGAACGGCAAGATCGTGCTGCTGGCCCTGCTCGGCGCCACCGCCGGCCAAGCCGTGGTCTGGTACGCCGGCCAGTTCTACGCGATGTACTTCCTGTCGCAGACGCTGAAGGTGGACAACACCACCACCTGGCTGATGATCGCCGCCGCGCTGGCGCTGGGCACGCCGTTCTTCCTGTTCTTCGGCTGGCTGTCGGACCGGATCGGCCGCAAGAGGATCGTCATGGCCGGCTGCCTGATCGCCGCGCTGACCTACTTCCCGCTGTTCAGGGCGCTGACCCACTACGCCAACCCGGCCATCGAGGAAGCCGCCGCCACCAGCCCCACCGTGGTGCACGCGGACCCGGCCACCTGCTCGTTCCAGTTCGATCCGGTCGGCAAGAAGAAGTTCACCAGCTCCTGCGACATCGCCACCACCGCGCTGGCCAAGGCGGGCGTGCCCTACGCCGTGGAAGCCGCGCCGGCCGGCAGCGTGGCGCGGGTCACCGTCGGCGCGACGGCGGTGGACGGCTACGAAGGCGCGGGCCTGGGCAAGGACGAAGCCAAGGCCAGGGCGGACGCGTTCGGCGGCGAACTGAAGGCGGCGCTGACCGGTGCCGGCTATCCGGAGAAGGCCGATCCGGCGCGCGTGGACAAACCGATGGTGGTGCTGATCCTGACCGTGCTGGTGATCTACGTGACGATGGTCTACGGGCCGATCGCGGCGTGGCTGGTGGAGCTGTTTCCCACCCGCATCCGCTACACCTCGATGTCGCTGCCTTACCACATCGGCAACGGCTGGTTCGGCGGCTTCCTGCCGACCATCGCCTTCGCCCTGGTCGCCGCCACCGGCAACATCTACTACGGCCTGTGGTACCCGATCGTGATCGCGCTGATGACCTTCGTGATCGGCTCGCTGTTCCTGCGCGAGACCAAGGACGTGGACATCACCCAGTAA
- a CDS encoding M13 family metallopeptidase, with protein sequence MNTASVRRTPLALALLCAIGVSLTACKPSAGDAPKAEAAAPAPAAAPTVGIDLAGIDKSVQPGDDFYAYANGNWQKTTEIPADRASTGVFYTVFQTAEKRLSDLVQGLQKNNPAAGSNERKIADYYAAYMDEAGIESRGLAPLQPTLDAVAGIGDGKALSAYLGGALRADVDPVNATNYYTENLLGLFVAAGLDSPDKNTGYLLQGGLGMPDREYYLSADKDMAKNRDAYKAYIAALLKQAGDADADKKAQAVFDLEMKIAKAQASVVDTQDIHKANNPWPIADFGKQAPGIDWPAFFDAAQLSGQPSLVTWQPDAIRKLSALVASEPLQTWKDYLRFHAINHSAALLPKAYADLRFGFYGTQLSGTTQQRNRWKRALAATDGALGDAIGQLYVKQYFPASSKAQVEAMVNNILAAFRDGVDKLEWMTPETKKLAKQKAETMLVGVGYPDSWRDYSSLEVKADDALGNALRAGQAEYRHQLAKLGKAPDRKEWWMTPQTVNAVNLPLQNAMNFPAAILEAPFFDPKADAAANYGAIGAVIGHEISHGFDNLGAEFDAQGRLHNWWTPEDAAHFKAAADRLAAQYDGYEALPGLHINGKQTLGENIADVSGLQAAYVAYHKSLGGKDAPVIDGLSGDERFFLAFAQAWRSKMRDAALRAQVVGNEHAPGQWRALTVRNIDAWYDTFKVAEGQKLFLKPEDRVKIW encoded by the coding sequence ATGAACACCGCTTCCGTTCGCCGCACCCCGCTCGCTCTGGCGCTGCTGTGCGCCATTGGCGTCTCCCTGACCGCCTGCAAGCCGTCCGCCGGCGACGCGCCGAAGGCCGAAGCCGCCGCGCCCGCCCCGGCGGCGGCGCCCACCGTCGGCATCGACCTGGCCGGCATCGACAAGTCGGTGCAGCCGGGCGACGACTTCTACGCCTACGCCAACGGCAACTGGCAGAAGACCACCGAGATCCCCGCCGACCGCGCCAGCACCGGCGTGTTCTACACCGTGTTCCAGACCGCCGAGAAGCGCCTGTCCGACCTGGTGCAGGGCCTGCAGAAGAACAACCCGGCCGCCGGCAGCAACGAGCGCAAGATCGCCGACTACTACGCCGCCTACATGGACGAGGCCGGCATCGAATCGCGCGGGCTGGCCCCGCTGCAGCCGACGCTGGACGCGGTAGCGGGCATCGGCGACGGCAAGGCGCTGTCGGCCTACCTCGGCGGCGCGCTGCGCGCCGACGTCGATCCGGTCAACGCCACCAACTACTACACCGAGAACCTGTTGGGCCTGTTCGTGGCCGCCGGCCTCGACTCGCCGGACAAAAACACCGGCTACCTGCTGCAGGGCGGCCTGGGCATGCCCGACCGCGAGTACTACCTGTCCGCCGACAAGGACATGGCGAAGAACCGCGACGCCTACAAGGCCTACATCGCCGCGCTGCTCAAGCAGGCCGGCGACGCCGACGCCGACAAGAAGGCGCAGGCGGTCTTCGACCTCGAAATGAAGATCGCCAAGGCGCAGGCCAGCGTGGTGGACACCCAGGACATCCACAAGGCCAACAACCCGTGGCCGATCGCCGACTTCGGCAAGCAGGCGCCGGGCATCGACTGGCCGGCGTTCTTCGACGCCGCGCAGCTGTCCGGCCAGCCGTCGCTGGTGACCTGGCAGCCGGATGCGATCAGGAAGCTGTCCGCGCTGGTCGCCAGCGAGCCGCTGCAGACCTGGAAGGACTACCTGCGCTTCCACGCGATCAACCACAGCGCCGCGCTGCTGCCCAAGGCCTACGCCGACCTGCGCTTCGGCTTCTACGGCACCCAGCTGTCCGGCACCACCCAGCAGCGCAACCGCTGGAAGCGCGCGCTGGCCGCCACCGACGGCGCGCTGGGCGACGCCATCGGCCAGCTGTACGTGAAGCAGTACTTCCCGGCCTCGTCGAAGGCGCAGGTCGAGGCGATGGTGAACAACATCCTCGCCGCGTTCCGCGACGGCGTGGACAAGCTGGAGTGGATGACGCCGGAAACCAAGAAGCTGGCCAAGCAGAAGGCCGAAACCATGCTGGTCGGCGTCGGCTATCCGGACAGCTGGCGCGACTATTCCTCGCTGGAAGTGAAGGCCGACGACGCGCTGGGCAATGCGCTGCGCGCCGGCCAGGCCGAATACCGCCACCAGCTGGCCAAGCTCGGCAAGGCGCCGGACCGCAAGGAATGGTGGATGACGCCGCAGACGGTCAACGCGGTGAACCTGCCCCTGCAGAACGCGATGAACTTCCCCGCCGCGATCCTGGAAGCGCCGTTCTTCGATCCCAAGGCCGACGCGGCCGCCAACTACGGCGCGATCGGCGCGGTGATCGGCCACGAGATCAGCCACGGCTTCGACAACCTGGGCGCCGAGTTCGACGCGCAGGGCCGCCTGCACAACTGGTGGACGCCGGAGGATGCCGCCCACTTCAAGGCCGCCGCCGACCGGCTGGCCGCGCAGTACGACGGCTACGAGGCGCTGCCGGGCCTGCACATCAACGGCAAGCAGACGCTGGGCGAGAACATCGCCGACGTGTCCGGCCTGCAGGCCGCCTACGTGGCCTACCACAAGTCGCTGGGCGGCAAGGACGCGCCGGTGATCGACGGCCTGAGCGGCGACGAGCGCTTCTTCCTCGCCTTCGCCCAGGCCTGGCGCAGCAAGATGCGCGACGCCGCGCTGCGCGCGCAAGTGGTCGGCAACGAGCACGCCCCCGGCCAGTGGCGCGCGCTGACCGTGCGCAACATCGACGCGTGGTACGACACCTTCAAGGTGGCCGAAGGCCAGAAGCTGTTCCTCAAGCCCGAGGACCGGGTGAAGATCTGGTAA
- a CDS encoding Crp/Fnr family transcriptional regulator, producing MLDLPMRLPPTLRTLISRRGQTQRYAADEVLFHEGDASDGLYLLLSGRLKVYATASDGREVIYNVLEPGELLGELSLDGGARTASVRAVTDARCLVLDNGAARALMRAQPEFAEHVLAMAAARARHSTRMARSIALDTVRDRVVALLEAHAIADGNVARIPTELTQQEIADRIGASRETVHKVIGALVRDGVLHKDAGHRMTLLKPLPGKPGKARRPRSTD from the coding sequence ATGCTCGACCTGCCAATGCGACTGCCGCCGACACTGCGGACCCTGATCTCCAGGCGGGGCCAGACGCAGCGCTATGCCGCCGACGAGGTGCTGTTCCACGAAGGCGACGCCTCGGACGGCCTCTACCTGCTGCTGTCGGGCCGGCTGAAGGTCTACGCCACCGCCAGCGACGGGCGGGAAGTGATCTACAACGTGCTGGAGCCGGGCGAACTGCTGGGCGAACTGTCGCTGGACGGCGGCGCCCGCACCGCGTCCGTGCGGGCGGTGACCGACGCCCGGTGCCTGGTGCTGGACAACGGCGCCGCACGGGCGCTGATGCGCGCGCAGCCGGAGTTCGCCGAGCACGTGCTCGCGATGGCGGCGGCGCGGGCCAGGCACAGCACGCGCATGGCCCGCAGCATCGCGCTGGACACCGTGCGCGACCGCGTGGTCGCGCTGCTCGAAGCGCATGCGATTGCGGACGGCAACGTGGCGCGCATTCCCACCGAGCTGACCCAGCAGGAAATCGCCGACCGCATCGGCGCCAGCCGGGAAACGGTGCACAAGGTGATCGGCGCGCTGGTCAGGGACGGCGTCCTGCACAAGGACGCCGGGCACAGGATGACGCTGCTGAAGCCGCTGCCGGGAAAGCCCGGAAAAGCGCGGCGCCCGCGCTCCACCGATTGA